The following proteins come from a genomic window of Actinomarinicola tropica:
- a CDS encoding RNA polymerase sigma factor, whose translation MSDPLDDIGQMVDEHGPAVYRYLARRVGGQAAEDLTADVLCAAVAGAHTYDPARGSPIAWLMGIATNALTRHWRTEQRQLEVVSRLGADPLRRPTVDAPDRHAAGSDDLRAVARVLATLPDGEREALLLFAWADLPYGDVAAALGIPIGTVRSRIARARSRLRVELDVPDRPSDDTDAVHDTGGSND comes from the coding sequence GTGAGCGACCCGCTCGACGACATCGGCCAGATGGTGGACGAACACGGGCCGGCCGTGTACCGGTACCTGGCGAGACGGGTCGGTGGCCAGGCGGCCGAGGATCTGACCGCCGACGTGCTGTGCGCCGCGGTGGCAGGGGCCCACACCTACGACCCCGCCCGTGGGAGCCCGATCGCGTGGCTCATGGGCATCGCCACGAACGCCCTGACCCGCCACTGGCGGACCGAGCAGCGACAGCTCGAGGTGGTCAGCCGCCTGGGTGCAGACCCGCTGCGGCGTCCGACGGTCGACGCGCCGGATCGCCACGCCGCAGGGTCCGACGACCTCCGTGCCGTCGCCAGGGTGCTGGCAACCCTCCCCGATGGCGAGCGGGAGGCACTCCTGCTCTTCGCCTGGGCCGACCTGCCCTACGGGGACGTGGCCGCGGCTCTCGGCATCCCGATCGGCACCGTGCGGTCCCGCATCGCCCGGGCCCGCAGCCGACTGCGCGTCGAGCTCGACGTGCCTGACCGCCCCAGCGACGACACCGACGCCGTGCACGACACGGGAGGCTCCAATGACTGA
- a CDS encoding class I SAM-dependent methyltransferase, whose amino-acid sequence MSSPVVPVDSAVYYSGAYWNDLPAVVEHLHTRMSGHADRTWMHRTLEHRGAPYRAALSLNVGNGWVERDLVRLGVVESAHGIEYLPDLVEAARSAAAEEGLPITYEQADTNRAEFHRGPFDLVVDHAALHHVAHIDRVVRGLCERLEPGGTLVGFDYVGPHRNQYPWEVWEAAHQVNLLLPEHLRQEMTYPHLPTMLVDDPTEAVHSELIEETVRRYFEVEQWEDLGGAIAYLLLTHNARLHARPHDETDEWVRLVLDHDRVFTAAHPEHNLFAFFLARPRHDVLAETEQLATWSAEEERREAAAGDAGSYYPPTSLQLLTQALSDERDRVRALEQSEPTSPAVRGVKAAARQLAGALVRSARHRIGELRRRG is encoded by the coding sequence ATGTCCTCGCCCGTGGTCCCCGTCGACTCCGCCGTCTACTACTCGGGGGCCTACTGGAACGACCTCCCGGCCGTCGTGGAGCACCTCCACACGCGGATGAGCGGCCACGCCGACCGGACGTGGATGCACCGCACGCTCGAGCACCGCGGCGCGCCCTACCGGGCGGCGCTCAGCCTGAACGTCGGGAACGGGTGGGTGGAGCGCGACCTCGTCCGGCTCGGTGTGGTCGAGTCGGCCCACGGCATCGAGTACCTGCCCGACCTCGTGGAGGCGGCACGATCCGCCGCGGCCGAGGAGGGACTGCCGATCACCTACGAGCAGGCCGACACGAACCGCGCCGAGTTCCACCGGGGTCCGTTCGACCTCGTCGTCGACCACGCCGCCCTCCACCACGTCGCCCACATCGACCGGGTGGTGCGCGGCCTCTGTGAGCGCCTCGAGCCCGGCGGCACGCTCGTCGGCTTCGACTACGTCGGCCCGCACCGCAACCAGTACCCCTGGGAGGTCTGGGAGGCCGCCCACCAGGTCAACCTCCTGCTGCCCGAGCACCTGCGGCAGGAGATGACCTACCCGCACCTCCCGACGATGCTCGTCGACGACCCGACCGAGGCGGTCCACTCCGAGCTCATCGAGGAGACCGTCCGGCGGTACTTCGAGGTCGAGCAGTGGGAGGACCTCGGCGGCGCGATCGCCTACCTCCTGCTCACGCACAACGCCCGGCTCCACGCCCGACCCCACGACGAGACCGACGAGTGGGTGCGGCTGGTCCTCGACCACGATCGGGTGTTCACCGCCGCCCACCCCGAGCACAACCTGTTCGCGTTCTTCCTGGCCCGTCCGCGCCACGACGTGTTGGCCGAGACCGAGCAGCTGGCGACCTGGTCGGCCGAGGAGGAGCGTCGCGAGGCTGCCGCAGGCGACGCCGGCTCGTACTACCCGCCGACGTCGCTGCAGCTGCTGACCCAGGCGCTCAGCGACGAGCGCGACCGCGTCCGCGCCCTGGAGCAGTCAGAGCCCACGTCGCCAGCGGTCCGTGGGGTCAAGGCGGCGGCGCGCCAGCTCGCGGGCGCCCTCGTGCGCAGCGCGCGGCACCGCATCGGGGAGCTGCGGCGCCGAGGCTGA
- a CDS encoding matrixin family metalloprotease produces MGHDDEWQGGSTRPWSEQVAPSPTRNRRRSLAIAVIVVVGVVVGPGEWIRFVVGPPAEHADSASSYEFVALQADGRAPVTYSSCRPIRIEVNPRTMPPGAEGVVEEAVDVMAELTGLELVIEGETSRAPSDITLVWSPVLIAWSDPEETPLLDGRTIGIGGSTSQGRGVGGKVEVFLTGQVALDGPELADVLDEEDDGRSLVRAVVMHELGHVLGLDHVDDPSQLMHHDNLGVVEPGSGDRAGLWRLGQGPCIEGP; encoded by the coding sequence ATGGGTCACGACGACGAGTGGCAGGGCGGGTCGACCCGACCGTGGAGCGAACAGGTGGCCCCGTCGCCGACGCGGAACCGGCGGCGTTCCCTGGCCATCGCCGTGATCGTCGTGGTCGGCGTGGTGGTCGGTCCGGGGGAGTGGATCCGCTTCGTCGTCGGTCCGCCCGCGGAGCACGCCGACAGCGCGTCGTCCTACGAGTTCGTCGCTCTCCAGGCCGACGGCCGCGCGCCGGTCACCTACAGCTCCTGTCGCCCCATCAGGATCGAGGTCAACCCGCGCACCATGCCGCCCGGCGCCGAGGGCGTGGTCGAGGAGGCGGTCGACGTCATGGCGGAGCTCACCGGCCTGGAGCTGGTCATCGAGGGCGAGACCTCTCGCGCGCCGTCGGACATCACCCTCGTCTGGTCGCCGGTCCTCATCGCCTGGTCCGATCCCGAGGAGACGCCCCTGCTCGACGGTCGGACGATCGGCATCGGCGGCAGCACGAGCCAGGGTCGCGGGGTCGGCGGCAAGGTCGAGGTCTTCCTGACCGGCCAGGTCGCCCTGGACGGTCCGGAGCTCGCCGACGTGCTCGACGAGGAGGACGACGGGCGGAGCCTGGTCCGCGCGGTGGTCATGCACGAGCTCGGCCACGTGCTCGGCCTCGACCACGTGGACGACCCGAGCCAGCTGATGCACCACGACAACCTCGGGGTGGTCGAGCCCGGCTCGGGCGATCGCGCCGGCCTGTGGCGCCTCGGCCAGGGACCCTGCATCGAGGGTCCCTAG